The Streptomyces achromogenes DNA segment CAGCACCAGCGACGTGGCCGGCATCGACATCACCCTGTCCGACGTCGTCTCCGTCGTCGAGCAGGCGTACCGCACACTGGCCGACGGCAGGTCGGACAACCCGCGCAAGCTCACCGTCAAACCGCGGGACGGCCACTCGGTGGCGTACGCGATGCTGGGCCGCGACGGTGAGCGGGGCGTGGTCGCGGTCAAGACGTCGTACAAGCACGGCCTGCACGAGGACCGCGACATGCAGCACTACTACACGACGCTGACCCTGTACGACGACGAGAGCGGACTGCCGGTCGCGATGCTGGACTGCGGCAGGGTCGGCGCCCTGCGCACCCCGGCGGTCTCGGCGCTGCTGGCCCGCGAACTTGCCGTGCCCGGCGCCCGCAACGCCCTGGTCATCGGCACCGGTACCCAGGGCCGACTGGCGCTGCCCTTCCTGTTGACCACGCTGCCGGATCTGGAACGGCTGATGCTCTTCGGCACGCATCCGGACGGCATCCGGGCGGTACGCGAGCAACTGCACGCCTACTTCCCCGACCGGAAGCTGGAACTGGTGACCGATCTGCGCACAGCGGCGCAGGACGCGGACATCGTGCTCGCCACGGCCGGCCCCCACACGCCCGCTTCCGTGGACGCGGAGTGGCTCAGACCCGCGGCGCTCTCCGTGCTCATCGGCTACGGCATCGCCCCCTCGACCCTGCACCGGGCGGACCGGGTGATCGCCACCAGCGCGGCACAGATGCTCGTCACCGGTGTGGACATGGCCGACGCGGACGGTCGCCTGCGCGAGGTGGACGCCGAGTTCCCCGAAGTGCTCGCCGGACGCGCGAAAGGCCGTACGGACGCGGGAGAGCGGATCTTCGCCTACAACAGCGGTCTGGTCGTCACCGACATCGCCCTCGGCCACCGCTTCGCCCAACTCGCCCTCACCCAGGGCCTGGGCACGGCGGTACCGCTGTGGCGATGACGACGACACCTCCTTCCCTGCCGGCCCGCCTCGGCGAGGAGACGCGGGAGCTGCTGCGGACGGGCTCCCTGCTGCACGAGCTGCGTCACGGTCTGGACGGCCCCTACCACGCGTTGTTCCCCGCCCGGTTCGACGCCAACGTGGCGGCATTCCACGAGGTGTTCGCCGACATGGGCGTCAAGGGCCGTGTGTACTACGCCAAGAAGGCCAACAAGGCGGCCGTCTTCGCCGAACGGGCCGCCGTGCATGGCCTCGGCATCGACGTGGCGAGCCACGGCGAGCTGCGCGAGGCACTCGCCCACGGCGTCCGCGGGGCCGACCTCGTGGTCACCGGACCCGCCAAGGCGGACCACCTGCTGCGGATCTCCGTGCTCCACGACGCCCTGATCGCCGTGGACGCCCTCGACGAACTGGACCGTCTCAACGCTCTGGCTGTTGAACTCGACCGCCCGGCACGGGTGTTGTTGCGCCGCCTGCCTCCCGCCCAGCCGCACAGCCGCTTCGGCATGGACGCGGACGAGTTGGAGAGCGCCCTGCATCGCTGCACCGTCGCCG contains these protein-coding regions:
- a CDS encoding ornithine cyclodeaminase family protein translates to MTDIDSDIAKTGSAMASDDSTLHILSTSDVAGIDITLSDVVSVVEQAYRTLADGRSDNPRKLTVKPRDGHSVAYAMLGRDGERGVVAVKTSYKHGLHEDRDMQHYYTTLTLYDDESGLPVAMLDCGRVGALRTPAVSALLARELAVPGARNALVIGTGTQGRLALPFLLTTLPDLERLMLFGTHPDGIRAVREQLHAYFPDRKLELVTDLRTAAQDADIVLATAGPHTPASVDAEWLRPAALSVLIGYGIAPSTLHRADRVIATSAAQMLVTGVDMADADGRLREVDAEFPEVLAGRAKGRTDAGERIFAYNSGLVVTDIALGHRFAQLALTQGLGTAVPLWR